From Labrus bergylta chromosome 22, fLabBer1.1, whole genome shotgun sequence, one genomic window encodes:
- the LOC109999469 gene encoding C-type mannose receptor 2-like, translating into MQSSLFLLTVMGQCFLVTCHHIEYHLIEEAKTWDEAQRYCKEKYTDLATVSDMTDMKRLREIVNTQEAWIGLQSNPGQANRTWHWSLPGTQGVALSELKTYFPRHEPRPGNPPENCARIVDGELRDTPCDINMTFICFNGTEEPPKSFNCISESMNWTQAQNYCRENYTDLVSGLDQLAHLADYSKSHCNTDRWIGLFRDTWSWSDGSNSSFRHWNLGLLKDGVKKECATVLKGEGKWDSAACDEKKPFVCYKDKVILINEVMTWEEAVNYCRENHRDLVSITDLNQQRWVEARAKNASTDHVWLGLRYTCLMDLWFWLNDNLVTYENWAHSDGECDRCYYAAAMNKSGKWVKKADNDKFNFICALK; encoded by the exons ATGCAGAGCAGTTTATTTCTGCTCACTGTGATGG GTCAGTGTTTCCTCGTCACTTGTCACCACATTGAGTACCACCTCATTGAGGAGGCAAAGACCTGGGATGAAGCTCAGAGATATTGCAAAGAGAAATACACAGACCTGGCTACAGTGTCTGACATGACAGACATGAAGAGACTCCGTGAGATTGTGAATACACAGGAAGCGTGGATCGGGCTTCAGAGTAACCCAGGACAAGCCAACAGGACGTGGCACTGGTCTTTGCCAGGGACGCAAGGGGTGGCGTTAAGTGAACTTAAGACTTACTTTCCTCGTCATGAGCCACGTCCTGGAAACCCTCCTGAGAACTGTGCGCGGATTGTTGATGGAGAATTACGTGATACCCCCTGTGATATAAACATGACATTTATATGCTTCAATG GAACGGAGGAACCCCCAAAAAGCTTCAATTGCATCAGTGAGTCGATGAACTGGACACAGGCTCAGAATTACTGCAGAGAAAATTACACAGACCTGGTCAGTGGACTAGATCAACTAGCTCATTTAGCTGACTACTCTAAAAGCCATTGCAACACTGATAGGTGGATCGGCCTGTTCAGAGACACCTGGAGTTGGTCGGATGGGAGCAACTCATCTTTCCGACACTGGAATCTGGGTTTGCTGAAGGATGGAGTCAAAAAGGAATGTGCAACTGTGTTAAAGGGAGAAGGAAAATGGGACTCTGCTGcctgtgatgaaaaaaaaccctttgtCTGCTATAAAG ACAAAGTGATCCTGATCAACGAAGTAATGACGTGGGAGGAAGCTGTCAATTACTGCAGAGAGAACCATCGTGACTTGGTCTCCATCACCGACCTTAACCAGCAGAGATGGGTTGAAGCCAGAGCCAAAAATGCCTCAACCGACCATGTTTGGCTGGGATTGCGCTACACCTGTCTTATGGATCTGTGGTTCTGGCTCAATGACAATCTGGTCACCTACGAGAATTGGGCTCACTCAGACGGAGAGTGTGACAGATGTTACTATGCTGCAGCCATGAACAAAAGTGGAAAATGGGTCAAAAAGGCTGATAATGACAAGTTTAATTTTATCTGTGCTTTAAAGTAA